The genomic stretch CCTGAAAGTCTCTTTTACTCTATTTTCATGTGAAGAGGAACTACCACATGAAACTACCAACATCCAACACAAGCTTGCCAACGATGTAGAAGAAACTCCAGCTCCTGTTGAAGCTTAAGGTGACTGCAGCGCCAACGCTGTGAAGAGCCATAGTGAGTCATCCTGACCCCCAGAAACTGGGAGAGACGGTGAATGTCTACTGCCATGTCACGTCATGAAGTGGTTATAGTACAGTGGTAACTAATCTGCTTCTCTTACTCCAGGTAACAGGAGCCTCAGCAAGCCATAGACAAAAGAAGGTGCTCCCTGGTGACTCCACCCATAACTTTGAGAGAGGAATTTGGCAGGGAGGGGTGATTTTTAATATCTGCACACAAGATGGAGGTGAGGACAGCACCAATACTCTTTTGTCACTATGCTTGGGAACTTACCTGCCTCCAAAAGCTAACAGACAAAGCAATAATATCTTTGACCATGTATTGATCACTTACTGATCATTATTCTTCACAATGAGatcattaatttttatctttattttccagaagaggaaactgTGGTTCAACAAGTAAATAATTGGCTCAATGTCACACTGTGGTTAAGGGACAAGCACTCTTGACTCCTCAGAAGCCAGACAAGGACAATGAgcgagagggaaagagggagatatCAGTAGCAAGGAAAAAAGTTATTGTCCTGTGATTGGCAGTTCCCCAAAGGGTCGGGGAGTGCAGACAAAAAACAGTTTACTCCTACTACATCCTCTGTGATGCAAAACCAAtagaagaatcaatgaaaatttaaatttttggcaTACTAAAGACTTTCAAGGAAGTAAAAATGGAGTATGGGAAAGACCTCTAGAATTCAAAGCAGTATGGCCAGCTTAAAATtgtattaaaagaaataaacaaaagatatCTATGCTCACAACTAAGTTGTTCATGTATAACATGAAGGAGAAAAGATATTTCATGATGGAAAACAAATGACAATGAATGAAAATTGTTAGCTGAGGTATTCTACAGAATACTTCCATTCCACCtctcaaataacatttttttaagaattaGAAAAGCAACAGGTAGAAGTAATAGCTAGAGACATAATAGAAGGAAATTTCCCAAAACTGAAGAAGAGTGtgagggtttgtttgtttttgtttgttttggtgggactggggtttgagctcagagcttcacacttgctagacaggtgctctaccacttgagccacacctccagtccagtttgctctgattattttagagatggggggggtctcatgaactatttgctcagactagccttgaaccacgatcctcctgatctcagccttccaagtagctaggattacaggcatgagtcattagTGCCCAGCTAAAAGTGTGAGTTTTTAGATTGAAAATTTTCACCAACTCTCAGgaaaatttatgagaaaaaaaaaacacaagtatAGACACAAACAGGTTTCTAAAAATCTATATCCCTGGATTAATAAAATGCAGCATAtacacataatggagtattattcagccattaagaagaatgaaattatattgtttgcaggtaaatggatgaaactggagaccatcatgttaagtgaaataagctggggttcagaaagacaaaggtcatatgttttctttcacatgtggaaGCAAGACCTAAAAGATAGACGTATACAtgattttatatctatatatattatttattatctataaatatatatatagagagagagagagacagagagagagagatcagggtGAAGGAGACAGCacgagaacatgtttgtaatgggGGGACTGATGGAGAGGAGTAGGGGAaggtggaagaggaaaagagaatgatagcgaGTGAAGAATATCTAAACACTTTGCATCTGTGTGTAAAGATGGCCCAATGAAATGCTGAAAGCTGATAAACATATGGggggagggaaaggcagagtaatggaggggattaatctgattaaagaaaaatacatttgtgtgtgaaataccacagtgaaacctctttgaacaatgaACACACAATAAAAAAAGCCAGTGAAGACAGGCATGTCTGACAGGTCCTGTTCAAGGTGGGTACTCGTGGGAGGAGGAGCGAAGGGAGTGGGGCAAGGAGGGTGAACGAGGTCAACGTACTCTATATTCtgtaaaaaaatagaacaatgaaagctgttggaattgttttaagaaggggtgCCAGGAGGTGTgcaagaatgatggaggggatgaaaccAACCAAGGTGCATTAtaagcatatgtggaaatgtgacaatgaaacccTCCTGTACAATCGATacaagctaataaaaatgtaaaaaattagttaattaattaatggaaAAAAGTACATTCCCAGAATAAAAAGACAGTATCAGTCATTTAACCAAAGAAATGTCCATACTACCTAAAGTGATCTCCTGATtgaatgcaattcctatcaaaattagGCCCTGGTTTCTGACCATAGTCCATTAACACCAGAAACtaaccatgaaaagaaaataagtgaaagaaataaatcaCCTAGAAACTTACCCAGAACAAAATGTTAGGCTCCTCCTCTGTAGCTTTTCTCTATTAGTACTTCAGCCCTAGAGGATAAGATTGAGTGGACCCAGAGCGACAGCTAGCTCCAAAGTCAGCCTTATGTGTTGGCTGTTCACAGAAGTTACTACACACTTTCTCAGGATGCCTTTGCCCCAAGCAGCATCCCCAATATACTGCACCTACTCTGGGAAGGGCACATTTCTGATGACATCAGGTCCTGTTATAAATGTcacctctctggacctcagtgcTCCAATCTGTAAAATAAGATCTGGCCTACTTCAGTCCAAAAATTCTAATTGTAAGAGTCCCTAGGATGCTTTGtactatataaaaatgtatgtcaTTCATTTCGTTAAAACACTCATTTTTGAGCCCCCTAAATTGGAGCCCCTAGCCCTGGAAACACAGTAAAGAGAGACAGTTTCTGCCCATGAGGAGTCTTTAGTTGGTCCTGTTGCAGTGGTAAAAGGGAATGGGAGAGGCTATGGCCAGAGAGATCCCATTCCTCCcatgggaggaaggaaagagacaaaaagaCTTCTTCTTGGTGTGTGGATCCTCTCTGTGCACACTTGCACAATATGTTTACCTTCCCTGCCATTCTTCTGCCTCCCCAAAGAGTACCTAGAACAGTATTCTGAATAACGGATAATCAGTGAATGCTACTAGCCAAAGGAGCAGTGctctttataattctttttacaTCACTCATTACCCATGGCTCACTCTCTTGACTCCACCCCATGGAGGCaaataaaaccctgagttcagagcCCCTTGCAGACTGTTCTGGACTCCTGGAATTGAAGACCATGAAATGCCTGCTCCTGACTCTTCCTGTATTTTTGGTCCTGTTCCAGATGTTCCCAGGTAATAGAACCGAGGCAGAAAGACAAGAGATCTAGGTTGGGGGAAACGCTTGTGGAAGGTTTATTATCTTTCCATACGTTGTGATGGGGTATTTCAGGGGGGCTGAAATTTTCTTGACCTTAGCAGAGTGCTTTCTCTCAGgacaaacccaaggcctcatattGGGAATGTGTATCTGGCCAGCATCCCTGGAGCCATGGGATAGGGCAGATTGACTTCTGAGAAGTACCTTTCACATTCAGCTTTTTCCCTTGGTGCTTTGCACCAATTCCCAATGACCCAACTGAGGGGATGGCTTACTTCAGCAGGTTTTCTGATCTTTACCACGTGGTGAATCCTGAAACCTTTCTTAGATGTTAAGTTCTATTACTGCTTCCTACAAAGTCCCTGGGCTCTGCTTCACCTGTTCTGGGATGAAAGTACCTAAAGAGAAGTCATGTGGAAAATATAAATCTTTCTGCTCCTTTCCAACCACAAAAGTCTGTGACTTGTTAATGATTTATGTTACAATTTCACAAACAAATGATCAGAGCTTTGAAACTACCGTTTATAAGGCCTGAGTAACTTTGAAACTACCGTTTATAAGGCCTGAGTAACTTTTAGACAAGATATTATTCCCCTCTTCGAACATTGGAAACCTTTTCCCcacacatatgtaaatctatataaacatgtaaaaataCTGGTGGttcttttttaagtaaaaaaagatAACTGAGTTGCACTCAAAAAAGTTTGAAATTCACCAAAATGTGCTACATAGCTTCCTTGCCAGTACGTAGAGCTCTGACTCATTGCCTCTAGAAGTCATATGCTAGTCTATCATGTGAATAACCAGTTTATACATCGAAGCCCTACTGAGGGTAAAATAGGATCTTTCCAGCTCTTTtagaagacaaacaaaaatgcaacTGATCTTTGCCTACTTGagcaaaaatgtttaaataagttCCTAGAAGTCAGCTTCTAGGAATAGAAtaagtttataattttgttttttatgggcACCTTTTCTAAATCCCCTTTGGGTCATACATATCTGGAAGCAATCATTTGTTTTCTAGGACAAAAGAGCCTTAGAAAACCCAAGTggggtctgggggcatggctcaagcagcagagcacttgcttagaaaaCCCAAATGAACATTGCTAAACAAACTCGTAATATCTGGGTTGTGACAACTTCTGGGGTGAAATGAAAACAAGTACTTAAATAGTgaagaaaacctaaaattatATATCACCTACACTGCTATTTAAAAATAGGGGcattaaaaaatattctcaagCATCTAAAATCTCTAAGGTTTGCTATGCAAGCAAGGTCCACTTTGAAAACACCCAttgcagaagagaaataaaaagcgAAACAAATCCAGATGATGCTGAAAAGCATATGATTTGTCACTTATTCATCATTTTGTAGTTGACTTTAGAAAGTAGACTAGAAAGAGGAAATGTATCCCCTCCCTGCCTATGGATTTTAGATAGGGAGAATATGGCCAAAGCTCAGTGGGCAGAAAGTCAAGGAATCTGAGCATACCACTGAAGCATGTGCCTTGTTGAGGGATAAGATAAAATTATTGATACCCTTCAAATGTTGATAAAGGAAGATAATCATAGACAGGGACTTTGTAAGATtgcttgtaaaaataaaaaaagggtgGTGTGGGGTGAATGAGACAAAATACATATGGATGAAAATATAATGGAGtcgagtgccagtggctcatgcctgggcTCATGTCTAgccacttggaaagctgagatagggaggttcgtggtttgaggccagcccagacaaaaagttagtgagacatcatctcaaccaacaaactagGCATGGTGTCATGTGCCTTCATCCCAGCTccatgggagacataggtaggaggattgcagttctggCTAGCCTGAACAAAACCTTGAGACCCAAGcaacaaaataactaaagcataaagagctgggggcatggctcaagaggtagacctCTTGCTTAGCAAACtccaggttctgagttcaaaaccccatgaCTCCCCCTGTCCACCCCCCCCAAACAAAAGTCAGAATAGGAATACCTTGAAGGGGAAAAGGAGCATTGATAACTGGGAAGGGTCTGAAGACGCCTTTTAGTGCTATTACGTGAGTACTTTTCCCTATGATGGTTCATCCAGCTATGCACCAATAACTAGTGCACATTTCTGGAAGCATTTTGCACTTCAATTAAACTTTAACTTTAAAAACTCAAACATAGGTTTCTTTCTCATGGCTTCTAGATTTGTACTGTATGTAGTTTTATCTAGATTGTCTTTCTTcagcctgatttttttctttatttagagaatacttcattagtttctgtaatcaaacccacATAGATGAaaccttacatatttaatacagtgtGTTATCCcagtacaaatggaaaaaattaagtgTAACATTTCTAGCTATTAATTGTGGCACAATGCCAACTCAGCACGGTAAACTGGGATACTTTTTTCCAACATTGATAGGAcagctaaagtttccaaaaattcaaattatatatgtatctatatatagacacaaataatgatataattatatatatgtatatatacatatatatatatatataacatatagagAGACCAATAATAGCAGTGTGTTATGCATCAATAGCAGCAAAGCTTTTCCAGGTTCTACAGTCATCTGAACAAAACGGTAGAGACATCCAGCAGCACCtcatctgaaaaaagaaaagaaaacccagaaaatgGCAAAGTCTGTTACTGTTGTTACCTGACACCATGTTTTTATTAGCTTCTCAATCATCACCTGGGAAGAAAGCATTCTAGAATAACACCATTAGAAAAAGCTCTGAAAAAGCACGGGCACTACTACGTATCGTAAGCAGGTGCTCGGTATTTTACATTCACAGAGGTTTGATACATACTGTCATATGTCTATAATGCTAGATGATACAATTAAAAAAGCATTATTTGAGACTTGATTCTACTTTTCCAGCAAAGGACCCAAAGGATGGTATGACACAGCTCTTTAAAGAAATGCACTTTCTTAGACAAGATTTCCTTTTGTTAGTGGCACCATTTTAAGTACACACTCTCTTCATGATCATCAGCTAAGaaatcattaaagaaaacaaaaaaaaccagggaAACACCCCCTCCCAACTACTGGATTCATACAAAGATGATCGAATGAAAGCAAGCAAACTCAACCTAGTATTTTAACTCTGTTCTGTTTGCATGTCAGCCTAATTCTGGAATatccttttttattaaaaatgatggGTAGTGACATTAATGTTATATAGAGTAGtaaattttgatgttttaatttttattttgttgtcgtTGCTAttgtttttttagacagggtctcactatgtagccctggctgacctcaaactggcgatcctctgatctcagcctctctcatgctaggattaaaggcgtgTAGCACAACACACAGTTGTGGCAGTCAATTTAAGCCATTGTTAGTTAAACATTGAACTGAGTTCccaaaaggcattttaaaaaacCCTTTGAGAAGTTTTAAGAATACAACATCAAGGCTCGATAAGTGGACAATGATATCAGGTGTGTTtcctaatttattttgttttccttaattaAAGTATGTTTTCATTAGAAACCCATTTAGATTCCCTTGACAATCCAAAAGAAAACATTGCCAGTTGTCTGTACTTTATCCCAGAAGACTTGGTACATTTTATGACTTACCCATATGTTTTCTGTAAAGTCACCAAGCCTTTCacaaacatttctcaaaataaaacagatgTCCATGTATTTGTGGGAATGTTTCATCCTTAGACTCTTTAAAATAGTTGGTTGTTGTCTCTTGAGAATTTATTCATCTGTAGATATTCTTCTAAAACTGTTACTTTACTTATAGTACAGTGGTTCTCCTTGTGGGCCTCCCACCCAGCATCAGCACCACGTGGAATCCCGCTAGAAGTGCTCCTCCAGATCTAATGAATCAGCAGAGGGACCCCAAGCCCACAGGGGATCGTGGGCTGTATGCTCAAACATGAGAACCAGCAAAGCTTCTCCAGTTAGGTTTCTGAGGTCTCTAGCTAAAACACTGATTTTGTTTCATTGCCACCTCAGAGAGCTCTAATTTTTGAAGCTTCTTCATTGAGGTATGGTTGATGTACACAAAACTATACATATTTAATGAGCTGGAGGTAAGTATACACACATAAAACCATCACTACGATGTATGCCATAAACCTATCTATCATCTCCAAAAGTTTCCTCCTGCCTAAAGCAATCATTTGTAATACATTCTTTGTGATAACTGTAGGCCCATTTTAAATTGAAACTCCTATACATGTGGTACAGCAAATGCAAATAACTCAGTTGAGATGGAATTAAGTTAGCCTGCATTGTACAGTTAATTTTACATAACCACACAACTTCTCACCAAATAATACCAGTTCCTGCTAGATATCAAGTCCCTTTGGTATTGATGGTAAGATGCCTGGGCACTTTAATGAGCCCAGGGCTGTTGAGAAAATTCCAAATACAgggaaccacacacacacacacacacacacacacacacacacacacacacactccccttaTTATGATGACGAGCACCAGTGTCTGGAGTTAACTGCCTTTCTTTACCCTTTTCAGTCTACAGGGCTGGAAAAGCTTGCTGGACTATAAGAGGACATTGCAGAAAAAACTGCAAATCTGGGGAAGAGGTGAAAAAACCATGTAACAATGGTGACTATTGCTGCGTTCCAAGCAGGACAGACACTCCATCACACAGACTAGCCCCGAGAACCCATGGAGAAAGCGGATATATGGCAACATACATCCAAAATTTACCAATAGAAGTCATTACGGACAATGATGATTTAGACTTAAGCTGAAAAAATTAGATACTTCGCAGACCAGGGTTTGCCAACCCCAGTCTCTGAGATTCCACAGGTCCATTAAAACATGTGACCTCCTTTCTGCTGTCACTCTTTCCTTACAGGACTGGATTAAGACCTTGAGGTGCCCAACACACTGAAAAACACTGTGCTGTCCCATCCCCAACAGTATAAAATactaaacaaaaacaatgacaaacttactaaatagAAGGAAACCCAGAAAATTTGCAATGTTTCCTGAAAACttcttcaaataattttgaaacatcAAACATCAAATTATTTCACCCAAGAAAAAGACTTTCCATTCCTTTTGTTCCTGCTTTGATAGTGTCAGTGGCACTCTTCTCTCCATCTGGGCCTCTCCCTTCTCAAAAGGGGACTCAGGAAGCCACTGGAGATCACTTGTGTTCTATTTTCCTCCTGGTTCAGCATAAGTAACTCTCtgatgatttttgtttgtttgttgatccATAGCTACCAGGACAATAAAAgttatctttataaaatataaaacatctcACATGAGTCTATCCAATTTATTACTAACTCACTTTTGGTCCTAAATATCTGTCTGGTAACCTGCCCCACAGTGAGGCTGGGCCAAAAGCATGCCCCAAGGAAGGTTTCTGCCTCCTTTGCTTAAGAAAAAGACAGCAGGCCAGGTATAGCAGCACATGTCAGTAATTCCAGCACACAGGAGGGTGAAGTAGGAGGATGGTAAACTGTAAGCCAGCCAGGACTACATACTGAGActgtcacagaaacaaaaaacaagagtaagggagaggagggagggaaggggcttAAATGTGTAATGAGCTCACATTGTGAGAATTGTAAGAAAAATTTGTCCCAAATAAGAAGAGCTTGCAACAGCAGTGAGGTGAAGCCCAGGAGTGTTGGCCACAGGCTTACAGAAAGCTTCTGGTCCAGTGGCCCTTAGCCAGTTTTGtctgttggttttggtttttgttttggtggtactggtgttgaAAGGGCCCTCCTCCCGTGCTAgtcaggtgctcaaccacttgagccactcgaccattccattttgagttggttattttcaagacagggtctttatGTCTAGGCCtgcaccttgatcctcctatttatgcttcctgtgtagctggggtgaccAAGGTGCACCTCTGTGATcggccattggttgagatggagtctcacgaactttttgcccagactggcctcgagccacaatcctccttatctccatctcctgagtagcaagaactgcaggtgtgagtcaccacgcCTGCCCTCATTTAGTTTTTATTCCTAAATGACTAAGAACTCCCTGATGATATAATTCTCTCTAAATCAGAGGTGTAGGAATATCAGAAGCTCtatttgaaaatttaacaatAACAATTAAATTTGAATTCCAACAATAAATCCCTACCCAAACTTAACAgttctcaaaaaagaagaaaaaaacctgtgACATAGTCTCTATATAACATGTATTTGTTACATATAACATATTTGTTATATAGAGACTGTGGTCTAGAATGGTCTAGTTATATAGAGACTAAAACTATCAGCACTTTATAGGGAAAGAAAACTGAGTCCCAAAAGAATTATCTGCACTCATTTATTCAACAGGTATTTCCTAAACACTCGGGAAAAGTACTGTGGTTAACACTGTGACTAACAATATTGGAGGTGACAGGCTTTTGCCTGATCTAATGAACCATATTGTCTAGTAAAAACATAAGTAACTGCGGTTGCTACTatacaaaaaacaagaaagggtTCAAACCAAATAATGATTTGAATGAATGTGCCTACTTCAGAAGTTCCTTCTGACAATGTGACATCCAACTGAAATCCTGAGGGAAATGGCCAAAGGAGTAAAAATCTAAGAAAAGGACACAAAGCGTATGTAACTGGTAGTATAGTGGTCAGAATAGGATAGATTAAGTGGCTATAGCAAAAATAACTCTAAAGTCCCAGCAGCTTAATTATAGCAAcatgttttatattataaaagCCCAGCATGGACCTCAGAGCTCCTCTATATTGTAGTTGTACCATTGGAAACACATGGTTTCTAAGATTTCCCAAGCAAGAAGAAAGAGTGTAGAAGACTATGGAAAATGCCTTTTAGTCTCTTTAGAAAATGGTACAGGAAAACTGGATACCTGTATgccaaagaatgacattggaccTTTCTCTCACATcatttataaaaatcaactcgaaataaagacttaaacataagacctgaaactataaaacactgagaagaaacaCAGGAGAAGAACTATAAGACACTAATGTAGGCAGCAATTTTTTTAGATTAGACCCCAAAGagcaggcaacaaaagcaaaaacaggcaAGTGGATTACACCAAGCTGACATACTTAGGCACAACAAAGGGAATAAGCAATGCGTGAAGAGGCAGTCTACAAAATGGGAGAGAATGTTTGCAACCCATATGTCTGATAagaggttaatatccaaaatgcaTGACGAACTCAActctacagaaagaaaacaaagaatctgACTTTTAAGTGGGCAGAGGATTGGAATAGAcattcctcaaaagaagacaacCAAGTGGCCAACAGGTATATGGAAAAATGCCCCAAATCActagagaaaatgcaaattaaaacaatgaaatactacCTCACACATGTTAAAAATAGTTATTAGCAAGAAGAGGaaagagctaggcatggtggtgtgtgtctgtaatcccagctctcaggaggctgaggcaggagaactgtgagtttGAAGCCTGAGCTTGCACATCTTTTAAAAGATAGTCCATTGTATGTATGtgttctacattttctttatccgttcatcCATTGGTGGACACTTAGGTTGGTTCTTTACCTTGACTACTATGAATTAGCTGTTATAAACACAGAAAGGCAGATATTTCAACATGCTGATTCCAAATTATTTGGGTAAATATCCaaaagtgggattgctagatcatatggtaattctatttttagttttttgagtaaaCTTTATACAGTTTTCTGTAATGGCTGTGCTAACTTACATGTCTAGCAACAATGTACAAGAGTTCTCTTCTATCCATATCCTCAAAAACTTTTacctttccttttgctttctttttggtttGCTTTGGGATTTGTCAGGTTTTTCTGTGAGCTTACCACTGAACACAACCACCACACTCTGTAGTCCCTATGGTCATTGTTTCTACCACAACTGTCAAGTTCTGAGTCTGCTCAACCCCCAAGCTCTTGCTTCAGTAAGTCTATCTCGAGCAACACTGATAATAATTGAATTAATTATGATACCACTGCATACCATGAATTACCAGTTTACCACTTTTCCATTGGCAGGGAGCTCAGCTACATTCAAAGCCAAGGACAACATGAAAGCAGTAATTGAAGGTCTGTTTCCCATTACCACTCCTGGAACCAAGTATTAACCAGAAGCATTTCAACCAAAGATTTCATATACTGATTTCTTAGATAGTGAAGAGATGACAGAGCAAAAGGGAA from Castor canadensis chromosome 5, mCasCan1.hap1v2, whole genome shotgun sequence encodes the following:
- the LOC141423478 gene encoding defensin beta 118-like is translated as MKCLLLTLPVFLVLFQMFPVYRAGKACWTIRGHCRKNCKSGEEVKKPCNNGDYCCVPRLD